The following DNA comes from Ignavibacteriales bacterium.
TGGTCGCTATCAACGTGCGATATAAATCCATAATCGATTTTATCCACACCGAGATATTGAAGAAGAGGCAAGATAATTCTTTCTCCATTATCAAAATATTGCGTGGCTTCACCAGCATCAATCAACGCAGTTTTTCCATTCGGAAATTTTAAAAGAAATGCATCACCCTGCCCAACATCAATTGCAGTTATACTCAATTTATTTTTAGGCAGATATTCTTTATTGTCTAAAGAGCTAAGAATTAAAATGTTTGCGAAAGTTAGAATTATTAAAATGAACTTTGTCTTTGCAATTACAAATTTTTCATAATTGTAGAAGATGATAAATATTAAAAAATAAAATATTAACGCATCTAAAACGGAAAATTGCCTGATTGCAAGAAATGAAAATTTGAAACTACTTAGCTGATGAGCAATCCAATATAAAAACGCAGTTGCTAAATTATTTACACTTGCATATACAATTGCGGCTTTTAGCCAGACAATACCAAGAACTAAAGTTAGTATTCCAATGCTAATCATTGCTCCGGTTAATGGTACAATAATTATATTGGCAACAAGCGAAATGAGAGATAGCTTCCTAAAATAAATCAATGTAAAAGGTAGAGTTCCGATTTGAGCAGCAAGAGATACTGTACAAAAAAGCAAAAGTTTTTTGAGGTAGTTATTTTTAAGATTTATTTCATTTATCCTTTTCTTAAAAAATGGAGTTAATGCAACAATTGCTATTACAGCCGCAAAAGACAATTGTAAACCAGGATCAAATAAGTCGATTGGATTTATAATTAAAATAATTAATGCTGATAAGGAAATAGAATTATAAATGTTAGTTGATCGATTGGAAAGAAAAGCAGTTAGAATCACAATTCCCATGATGGCAGATCTTACAACCGATGCTGTTGCACCGGTAACATAAATGAAAAGAAATATTCCAATTATTGTAAGCGTAGTTCGCAAATAGAGATTCAGTCTGCCAAATACAAATAGAAAAATTACAAGGATGTATGCAACATGCAATCCAGATACAGCCAGTACGTGAACCACTCCAGTATTAATAAAATCAGTTTTGGTTTCATCATTTATTTCAGTTCGGTCACCAACAAGTAAACCTTTCAGCAAAGCCGATGTTTGTGCATCATGCAATTCTGTAATACTTTTATCAATTGCTTTACGTGCATCTAAAATCAAATTTGGGATTATTTTATTTGTAAAATTTGTGATTTTAAAATCATTGGTTGAGTAAGATGTAAATAATCCGCTGATTCCTTTTTGTTCAAGATAATATTGATAATCAAATTCACCGGGATTCCTTTGTTCTCTTCCTTTTGTAATCGTGCCTTTTATTGCCACATAATTTCCAACACTAGAGTTATTATATATTGAATCCAGATTTTTTCTTGATTCATCTCTTACTCTACATAAAAATGAATGATTAAGTCTTGTTAAATTTCCAGAAATTCTAACCGAATCGACTTGTACCGTCATTCTAATTTCATATTCACGATTTAGTTCAATGTCTTCAATCATTCCGAAAATTTCTGCATTTTGAATTTTGGAATCATTAAATGGATATGGATGAATTGATATTTGCGCAATTGAGTATGAAACGATTCCGAATGAAATTATTAACAATGAAATAGAA
Coding sequences within:
- a CDS encoding DNA internalization-related competence protein ComEC/Rec2 gives rise to the protein MKDYPLIKVTLCYVLGIILAKVFILPLNLDLQLIVIGSLTTLFLLSRLLKLGDLFSIISISLLIISFGIVSYSIAQISIHPYPFNDSKIQNAEIFGMIEDIELNREYEIRMTVQVDSVRISGNLTRLNHSFLCRVRDESRKNLDSIYNNSSVGNYVAIKGTITKGREQRNPGEFDYQYYLEQKGISGLFTSYSTNDFKITNFTNKIIPNLILDARKAIDKSITELHDAQTSALLKGLLVGDRTEINDETKTDFINTGVVHVLAVSGLHVAYILVIFLFVFGRLNLYLRTTLTIIGIFLFIYVTGATASVVRSAIMGIVILTAFLSNRSTNIYNSISLSALIILIINPIDLFDPGLQLSFAAVIAIVALTPFFKKRINEINLKNNYLKKLLLFCTVSLAAQIGTLPFTLIYFRKLSLISLVANIIIVPLTGAMISIGILTLVLGIVWLKAAIVYASVNNLATAFLYWIAHQLSSFKFSFLAIRQFSVLDALIFYFLIFIIFYNYEKFVIAKTKFILIILTFANILILSSLDNKEYLPKNKLSITAIDVGQGDAFLLKFPNGKTALIDAGEATQYFDNGERIILPLLQYLGVDKIDYGFISHVDSDHYAGFVSLVHNGVIQEIYKPPLDTSYKKDIRLEKFLAENQVLVHHYNKNILKIGDARIYFLYNPNDNEFSKFKMNDRSGIIKIVYGNNSFLFVGDAEKKAESKLINNFAGFLQSDLLKLGHHGSSTGSSTKFLDVVNPKYALISAGQYNKFKHPSPITLQRVQERNINILRTDKLGCIMLSSDGEIIKNMGWRRL